In the genome of Arachis stenosperma cultivar V10309 chromosome 2, arast.V10309.gnm1.PFL2, whole genome shotgun sequence, the window AAATCCACTATCTGTTTTACGTCAAGCAATACGTGGAGTAACTCCCGATATAGCAGTAAAAGCAAGACGTGTAGGCGGATCTACTCATCAAGTTCCCATTGAAATAGGATCCACACAAGGAAAAGCACTTGCCATTCGCTGGTTATTAGGGGCATCCCGAAAACGTCCGGGTCGAAATATGGCTTTCAAATTAAGTTCCGAATTAGTGGATGCTGCAAAAGGGAGTGGCGATGCCATACGCAAAAAGGAAGAGACTCATAGAATGGCAGAGGCAAATAGAGCTTTTGCACATTTTCGTTAATCCATGACGTTAATCCATGAATAGGATCTATATAGACACATAGACCCATGGATCCATACATCTCGATCGGAAAAGAATCAATGGAAAAAGAATCGGAAGTGATCAATATATCTCTCGAAACAAACGAAAAGGAAACGAAAGACGAAACATAAATCATGGATCAACTAAGCCCTCTCGGGGACTTGCTTAAGaataagaagaataagaaagagGAATCTTATGTAAATACCATGGAATAAGGTTTGGTCCTATTCATGGGGATTCTGTAAATATTCCATtccaaaaaaaagagaaaattcgaaacaATTGGGATTTTTTGGAGATTGGATGCAGTTACTAATTCATGATCTGACATGTACAGAATGAAAACTTCATTCTCGATTCTACGAGAATTTTTATGAAAGCCTTTCATTTGCTTCTCTTCGATGGAAG includes:
- the LOC130961381 gene encoding 30S ribosomal protein S7, chloroplastic, whose product is MSRRGTVEEKTAKSDPIYRNRLVNMLVNRILKHGKKSLAYQIIYRAMKKIQQKTETNPLSVLRQAIRGVTPDIAVKARRVGGSTHQVPIEIGSTQGKALAIRWLLGASRKRPGRNMAFKLSSELVDAAKGSGDAIRKKEETHRMAEANRAFAHFR